In one Arachis duranensis cultivar V14167 chromosome 9, aradu.V14167.gnm2.J7QH, whole genome shotgun sequence genomic region, the following are encoded:
- the LOC107465056 gene encoding uncharacterized protein LOC107465056 isoform X2 — translation MRAFPSSHSSSFLFPQPPSSSSSSSTTPPPPHSLSFFLSFPFHFNNLSTPKPRSLNNHPHFFSCSASKFSLDVDHEDEDGDNDVASSSGDLFLTDDYDDDDDDDDGEDDDDGEVSEEYLAEDGVYIEVVKLGKNSRRIESRISVNASLDAVWSILTDYERLADFIPGLAVSQLLEKGENYARLLQIGQQNLAFGIKFNAKVVVDCYEKELETLVSGIKRDIEFKIIEGDFQVFEGKWSILQFNNGSCEDSQVQVNTKLSYIVDIRPKLWLPVHLIEGRLCNEIKRNLVAVRDESHKAIDSTIHAC, via the exons ATGCGCGCATTTCCATCGTCAcactcttcttctttccttttccctCAACcaccttcctcttcttcttcctcttcaacaacaccaccaccaccacactCGCTCTCATTCTTTCTGTCTTTTCCCTTCCATTTCAACAATCTCTCCACTCCCAAACCACGCTCCCTCAACAACCACCCTCACTTCTTCTCATGCTCCGCTTCCAAATTCTCTTTGGATGTCGATCATGAAGACGAAGATGGAGATAATGatgttgcttcttcttctggtGATTTATTTCTGACAGacgattatgatgatgatgatgatgatgatgatggtgaagatgatgatgatggggaAGTATCAGAAGAGTATTTGGCAGAGGATGGTGTGTACATAGAGGTGGTGAAGCTTGGCAAGAACTCACGAAGAATCGAATCCAGAATCTCCGTCAATGCTTCGCTTGATGCCGTTTGGAGCATCTTGACGGATTATGAGAGGTTGGCTGATTTCATTCCTGGCCTTGCCGTTAGCCAATTGCTCGAAAAGGGTGAAAATTATGCTCGTCTCTTGCAG ATTGGACAGCAGAACTTGGCATTTGGAATTAAGTTTAATGCTAAAGTAGTTGTAGATTGTTATGAGAAAGAGCTGGAGACTCTTGTGTCTGGTATTAAGCGTGACATTGAATTCAAGATTATAGAAGGAGATTTTCAAGTCTTTGAAGGAAAATGGTCTATTTTGCAG TTCAACAATGGAAGTTGTGAAGATTCTCAAGTCCAAGTTAACACGAAACTCTCATATATCGTTGATATTAGGCCGAAGCTATGGTTGCCCGTGCATCTCATAGAGGGTAGACTTTGCAATGAGATAAAGAGGAATCTTGTAGCAGTTAGGGACGAATCTCATAAAGCTATTGACAGTACTATACATGCATGTTAA
- the LOC107465056 gene encoding uncharacterized protein LOC107465056 isoform X1, translating to MRAFPSSHSSSFLFPQPPSSSSSSSTTPPPPHSLSFFLSFPFHFNNLSTPKPRSLNNHPHFFSCSASKFSLDVDHEDEDGDNDVASSSGDLFLTDDYDDDDDDDDGEDDDDGEVSEEYLAEDGVYIEVVKLGKNSRRIESRISVNASLDAVWSILTDYERLADFIPGLAVSQLLEKGENYARLLQIGQQNLAFGIKFNAKVVVDCYEKELETLVSGIKRDIEFKIIEGDFQVFEGKWSILQQFNNGSCEDSQVQVNTKLSYIVDIRPKLWLPVHLIEGRLCNEIKRNLVAVRDESHKAIDSTIHAC from the exons ATGCGCGCATTTCCATCGTCAcactcttcttctttccttttccctCAACcaccttcctcttcttcttcctcttcaacaacaccaccaccaccacactCGCTCTCATTCTTTCTGTCTTTTCCCTTCCATTTCAACAATCTCTCCACTCCCAAACCACGCTCCCTCAACAACCACCCTCACTTCTTCTCATGCTCCGCTTCCAAATTCTCTTTGGATGTCGATCATGAAGACGAAGATGGAGATAATGatgttgcttcttcttctggtGATTTATTTCTGACAGacgattatgatgatgatgatgatgatgatgatggtgaagatgatgatgatggggaAGTATCAGAAGAGTATTTGGCAGAGGATGGTGTGTACATAGAGGTGGTGAAGCTTGGCAAGAACTCACGAAGAATCGAATCCAGAATCTCCGTCAATGCTTCGCTTGATGCCGTTTGGAGCATCTTGACGGATTATGAGAGGTTGGCTGATTTCATTCCTGGCCTTGCCGTTAGCCAATTGCTCGAAAAGGGTGAAAATTATGCTCGTCTCTTGCAG ATTGGACAGCAGAACTTGGCATTTGGAATTAAGTTTAATGCTAAAGTAGTTGTAGATTGTTATGAGAAAGAGCTGGAGACTCTTGTGTCTGGTATTAAGCGTGACATTGAATTCAAGATTATAGAAGGAGATTTTCAAGTCTTTGAAGGAAAATGGTCTATTTTGCAG CAGTTCAACAATGGAAGTTGTGAAGATTCTCAAGTCCAAGTTAACACGAAACTCTCATATATCGTTGATATTAGGCCGAAGCTATGGTTGCCCGTGCATCTCATAGAGGGTAGACTTTGCAATGAGATAAAGAGGAATCTTGTAGCAGTTAGGGACGAATCTCATAAAGCTATTGACAGTACTATACATGCATGTTAA
- the LOC107465056 gene encoding uncharacterized protein LOC107465056 isoform X3 — protein MRAFPSSHSSSFLFPQPPSSSSSSSTTPPPPHSLSFFLSFPFHFNNLSTPKPRSLNNHPHFFSCSASKFSLDVDHEDEDGDNDVASSSGDLFLTDDYDDDDDDDDGEDDDDGEVSEEYLAEDGVYIEVVKLGKNSRRIESRISVNASLDAVWSILTDYERLADFIPGLAVSQLLEKGENYARLLQIGQQNLAFGIKFNAKVVVDCYEKELETLVSGIKRDIEFKIIEGDFQVFEGKWSILQEIQC, from the exons ATGCGCGCATTTCCATCGTCAcactcttcttctttccttttccctCAACcaccttcctcttcttcttcctcttcaacaacaccaccaccaccacactCGCTCTCATTCTTTCTGTCTTTTCCCTTCCATTTCAACAATCTCTCCACTCCCAAACCACGCTCCCTCAACAACCACCCTCACTTCTTCTCATGCTCCGCTTCCAAATTCTCTTTGGATGTCGATCATGAAGACGAAGATGGAGATAATGatgttgcttcttcttctggtGATTTATTTCTGACAGacgattatgatgatgatgatgatgatgatgatggtgaagatgatgatgatggggaAGTATCAGAAGAGTATTTGGCAGAGGATGGTGTGTACATAGAGGTGGTGAAGCTTGGCAAGAACTCACGAAGAATCGAATCCAGAATCTCCGTCAATGCTTCGCTTGATGCCGTTTGGAGCATCTTGACGGATTATGAGAGGTTGGCTGATTTCATTCCTGGCCTTGCCGTTAGCCAATTGCTCGAAAAGGGTGAAAATTATGCTCGTCTCTTGCAG ATTGGACAGCAGAACTTGGCATTTGGAATTAAGTTTAATGCTAAAGTAGTTGTAGATTGTTATGAGAAAGAGCTGGAGACTCTTGTGTCTGGTATTAAGCGTGACATTGAATTCAAGATTATAGAAGGAGATTTTCAAGTCTTTGAAGGAAAATGGTCTATTTTGCAG GAAATACAGTGCTAA
- the LOC107465055 gene encoding GDP-Man:Man(3)GlcNAc(2)-PP-Dol alpha-1,2-mannosyltransferase: protein MGIWFIVPAVVAAFCAVILGLLLRAVGGRKSRKRAVGFFHPYTNDGGGGERVLWCAVRAIQEEIPDLDCLVYTGDHDATPQSLAARAVDRFGVTLLSPVKVVHLYKRKWIEETTYPHFTMIGQSLGSMYLAWEALCKFTPLYYFDTSGYAFTYPLARLFGCKVICYTHYPTISTDMLSRVSQRRLMYNNDASIAKSVWLSRCKLIYYTFFSWLYGIVGSYTHLAMVNSSWTKSHIEKLWGVSPCIKRVYPPCDTSGLQVLPLKRPAEIPVIISVAQFRPEKAHGLQLEAFSVAVKRLDSSLPKPRLQFVGSCRNKSDEERLQMLKDKAIELNVNEQVKFHKNVTYRDLVGLLGAAVAGIHSMTDEHFGISVVEYMAAGAIPIAHNSAGPKMDIVLDEDGEQTGFLACTVEEYADAILRVIGMPETERLTMAAAARRRATRFSEQRFYDDFKDAVRPILSHRSR from the exons ATGGGAATATGGTTCATCGTCCCTGCGGTGGTGGCTGCATTCTGTGCGGTCATTTTGGGACTTCTTCTCCGCGCGGTGGGCGGCAGGAAGAGCAGGAAGAGGGCGGTTGGGTTCTTCCATCCTTACACCAACGACGGCGGCGGCGGCGAGAGGGTTCTGTGGTGCGCAGTCAGAGCCATTCAAGAAGAGATCCCTGACCTTGACTGCCTTGTCTACACCGGGGATCACGATGCCACGCCACAGAGCTTGGCGGCTCGTGCCGTCGACCGCTTCGGCGTCACGCTTCTCTCTCCTGTAAAG GTGGTTCATTTGTACAAGAGAAAGTGGATTGAagaaaccacttatccacactTTACCATGATTGGTCAAAGTCTGGGTTCTATGTATCTTGCATGGGAAGCATTGTGCAAGTTCACTCCTTTATATTATTTTGACACAAGTGGATATGCATTTACATATCCACTTGCAAGGTTGTTTGGATGTAAAGTTATTTGCTATACACACTACCCAACTATCAGTACAGATATGCTTTCTCGTGTTAGTCAGCGCCGCCTGATGTATAATAATGATGCCTCAATTGCaaaaag tgtttggCTTTCGCGGTGCAAATTGATCTATTATACCTTCTTCAGCTGGTTGTATGGGATTGTAGGATCTTATACACACCTAGCTATGGTCAATTCTTCTTGGACCAAATCACATATTGAAAAGCTTTGGGGAGTTTCACCTTGTATTAAGCGGGTCTACCCTCCGTGTGATACTTCAGGGCTCCAG GTTCTTCCATTGAAAAGACCAGCTGAAATTCCCGTGATAATATCGGTTGCACAATTTCGACCAGAGAAG GCTCACGGTCTCCAACTTGAGGCTTTTTCAGTTGCTGTTAAGAGATTAGATTCTAGCTTGCCTAAACCTAGGCTACAGTTCGTGGGTAGCTGTAGAAATAAATCAGATGAGGAAAGACTTCAAATGTTGAAAGACAAGGCAATTGAGCTAAATGTGAATGAGCAAGTGAAATTTCACAAGAATGTAACATATAG AGATTTGGTGGGACTTCTAGGCGCCGCTGTTGCAGGCATCCATTCCATGACAGACGAGCATTTTGGTATTAGTGTTGTGGAATATATGGCTGCTGGTGCCATCCCAATTG CTCATAATTCTGCTGGACCAAAAATGGACATTGTGTTAGATGAAGATGGAGAACAAACAGGATTTCTTGCCTGCACCGTTGAGGAATATGCTGATGCCATTTTGAGAGTTATAGGGATGCCAGAGACAGAGAGACTTACAATGGCTGCGGCTGCGAGGAGACGAGCGACGAGGTTTTCTGAGCAGAGGTTTTATGATGACTTCAAAGATGCTGTACGCCCTATACTTTCTCATAGATCTAGATGA